A window from Gottschalkiaceae bacterium SANA encodes these proteins:
- a CDS encoding glycosyltransferase family 2 protein, producing the protein MRITVFTPSYNRADLLKRLYKSLCEQSCSDFEWLIVDDGSNDHTESLVKGFIMEAKVDISYVRKDNGGKHTAMNLAFKKARGSYFVCVDSDDFLLEDAIEKMIPLCDRLDTCDYCGFVGMCQDMNGKRIGRAPEGELLSNTIEIRDRYGIQGEPEVYKTALLRQQAFPVFAGEWFITEAILFDVVTSQMPLLYTDQIFMFKEFQAGGLTSNEPRIRVDNPLGTLSYYRQRYKMSPSVRAKIKALINYTRFSIHAPHASKQISLEGLARIYRLCVFLPAYWMYGRDVKKLKEL; encoded by the coding sequence GTGAGAATAACGGTATTTACGCCAAGCTATAACCGTGCGGACTTGTTGAAACGCTTATACAAGAGTTTGTGCGAGCAAAGCTGCAGTGATTTTGAATGGTTGATTGTCGATGATGGATCAAATGACCATACGGAATCGCTTGTTAAAGGCTTTATAATGGAAGCAAAAGTCGATATTTCATATGTAAGAAAAGACAATGGTGGAAAGCATACAGCCATGAATTTGGCTTTTAAAAAAGCACGGGGAAGCTATTTTGTTTGCGTAGATAGTGATGATTTTTTGCTAGAAGACGCCATAGAGAAGATGATTCCTCTTTGTGATCGGCTTGATACATGTGACTATTGTGGATTTGTTGGCATGTGTCAGGATATGAATGGAAAGAGAATCGGCCGTGCACCAGAGGGTGAGTTGTTATCAAATACCATAGAGATCCGGGATCGTTATGGCATTCAAGGAGAACCTGAAGTTTACAAGACTGCGCTTTTACGCCAACAAGCCTTTCCCGTTTTTGCTGGAGAATGGTTTATTACAGAAGCCATTTTATTTGATGTTGTAACAAGTCAAATGCCCTTGCTTTATACGGACCAAATTTTCATGTTCAAGGAATTTCAAGCCGGAGGCTTGACCTCGAATGAGCCGCGGATTCGCGTTGATAATCCCTTGGGGACCTTAAGTTATTATCGGCAGAGGTACAAGATGTCTCCAAGTGTGAGAGCAAAGATTAAAGCTTTGATTAATTATACGCGTTTCTCTATACACGCTCCCCATGCAAGTAAGCAAATCTCTCTTGAGGGACTTGCGCGCATTTATCGACTTTGTGTCTTCTTGCCAGCCTATTG